A single window of Methanomassiliicoccaceae archaeon DNA harbors:
- the brxC gene encoding BREX system P-loop protein BrxC, which produces MSKIGEMFEKDISRPMNPVIKVSDQNDENVIFQELDEYVVTQEIDENLEKFYKGIADGMKTNTDAVGVWISGDFGSGKSHFLKILSFLLKNSKIRDKEAITYLQNKVSEAVYSYMQTIGRKNVETVLFDIDAESKEGQNADNLVQIYLMVFNRMLGLSTVASVAEMERHIIREGKYDLFKSKYQEISGKTWEFDRTKPAFVKPKIKAALVAAGLYNESDATDVADTATKKLEVSVRDFAKLVKEHCAEQGKDYTLFFLVDEVGQFISGNTQLMLKLQTITEELGVACHRQAWNIVTSQEDIDQVVAGVNNKDFSKIQGRFGVRVKMSSSDVKEVIEKRILLKKSNYVDELKAYYDVNRDAIHNKLNFDNGVNIRLYKNKEEYSNTYPFVPYQYQMLQTMLTQLRNKSRAGKNISNAARSMLKTFRDTVVEYKDNDSLSVIPMYAFYDSLTPELDSPTLQAFYDASKNDMLDVDFDLNVLKTLFLVKYYDGLTISVTNITSMMVSSFDENRITLKKKVEEALDRLVTQNLVQRNGDTYVFLTNVEQEINLEIKRESVDVGKRIQEISRIAFGEILGLSGKYKYDSDHPYPFNRIVDGENVDGTSYELGLAISTPASRVDPATLTMESINSVVLELPGDDRVIIQCNEYISTESYLCKNMSSDLPKGKRAILEAKESELKDMKDRFRELLSDALQSAKIYINGSPVQINESKPGARVEKAMSQLIEATYSKMDYMRNPKSKTIVEQIFRNRSIIPFDKACGSERNAIDSVVDYISEQAKINATVRISNVMEKFRKRPYGFNDVDIQWILAILFRHNKIGLVFEGVSYDGKKVDADKGIDLITRAKNYDRVEIKLRESVSSASINKAADIFKEILAKSLQLDESALVGAINSGSKELMHEIDGYLDKIRSNPKYPGKEQLDAMRLMLNSTASMGSPDIFQYIDHNEDAFRNLRDNLDSLRGFFAEDSPRRRLFDRGLSCLAAYTKDENYVVGEIVQTRSDIESAMNSEGLKDLHKLNGLCDSFESELNALIDAAKHGEKEKMAAFKEMYSSKFADHQDLAAELDNLFEDSMSKMDPVRSISELCEIPNGFNIKAKNVVAKIPKKQIPQDPRQQPDKAVPKKGSVYASVIFSGTEVNSEEDIEKILNSAREKMKEKLKNGPFNINW; this is translated from the coding sequence ATGTCAAAAATAGGGGAGATGTTCGAGAAAGATATCAGCAGGCCGATGAACCCGGTCATCAAGGTTAGCGATCAGAATGATGAGAATGTGATATTCCAGGAGCTTGACGAGTACGTGGTCACACAGGAGATCGATGAGAATCTGGAGAAGTTCTACAAAGGTATCGCCGATGGCATGAAGACCAACACCGATGCTGTTGGCGTCTGGATCTCTGGTGATTTCGGAAGCGGTAAATCCCATTTCCTGAAGATACTCTCATTCCTTCTCAAGAACAGTAAGATCCGCGACAAGGAGGCCATAACGTATCTTCAGAACAAGGTGTCCGAGGCAGTATATTCGTATATGCAGACTATCGGAAGGAAGAATGTCGAGACGGTCCTTTTCGATATCGATGCCGAGAGCAAGGAAGGCCAGAATGCGGACAATCTCGTCCAGATCTATTTGATGGTCTTCAACAGGATGCTCGGTCTGAGTACCGTCGCATCCGTCGCGGAGATGGAACGTCATATCATCCGGGAAGGGAAGTACGATCTCTTCAAATCCAAATATCAGGAGATCTCCGGAAAGACATGGGAATTTGACAGGACCAAGCCTGCATTTGTCAAGCCCAAGATCAAGGCCGCATTGGTGGCCGCGGGTCTTTACAATGAATCAGATGCCACCGACGTCGCGGATACCGCTACGAAAAAGCTCGAGGTCAGTGTTAGGGACTTCGCAAAACTGGTGAAGGAACATTGCGCGGAGCAGGGGAAGGATTACACATTGTTCTTCCTGGTCGATGAGGTCGGACAGTTCATCTCGGGCAACACACAGCTGATGTTGAAGCTTCAGACAATCACCGAGGAACTCGGTGTTGCCTGCCATAGACAGGCTTGGAATATCGTCACCAGTCAGGAGGATATCGATCAGGTCGTTGCCGGAGTCAATAACAAGGATTTCTCCAAGATCCAAGGACGTTTCGGTGTTCGTGTGAAGATGTCCTCGTCGGATGTGAAGGAGGTCATCGAGAAGAGGATACTTCTGAAGAAGAGCAATTATGTCGATGAGTTGAAAGCATACTATGATGTGAATCGCGATGCCATTCACAACAAGCTCAACTTCGACAACGGTGTGAACATCAGGCTGTACAAGAACAAGGAGGAGTATTCCAACACATATCCGTTCGTCCCGTATCAGTATCAGATGCTACAGACCATGCTCACCCAGCTGAGGAACAAGAGCAGAGCAGGAAAGAACATCAGTAACGCAGCACGTTCGATGCTGAAGACCTTTAGGGATACGGTCGTCGAGTACAAGGATAACGATTCTTTGTCGGTGATCCCGATGTACGCGTTCTACGATTCGCTCACACCGGAGTTGGACAGTCCGACACTGCAGGCGTTCTACGATGCGAGCAAGAACGATATGCTCGATGTCGATTTCGACCTCAATGTTCTGAAGACACTGTTCCTTGTGAAATATTACGACGGATTGACAATATCTGTCACTAACATCACATCGATGATGGTATCTTCGTTCGACGAGAACAGGATCACCCTGAAGAAGAAGGTCGAGGAAGCGTTGGATCGCCTCGTTACTCAGAATCTTGTGCAGAGGAATGGGGACACATACGTTTTCCTTACGAACGTGGAGCAGGAGATAAATCTTGAGATCAAGAGGGAATCCGTAGATGTAGGCAAACGTATCCAGGAGATATCCCGTATCGCATTCGGAGAGATCCTTGGACTTAGCGGTAAATACAAGTATGACAGCGATCACCCGTATCCGTTCAACAGAATTGTCGACGGGGAGAACGTCGATGGTACGAGTTACGAATTGGGTCTTGCCATATCCACACCGGCAAGTAGAGTGGATCCTGCCACGTTGACCATGGAATCCATCAATTCTGTCGTTCTCGAATTGCCGGGCGACGATCGTGTGATCATTCAATGCAATGAATACATCTCGACCGAGAGTTATCTTTGCAAGAATATGAGCTCCGACCTCCCCAAAGGGAAGAGGGCGATACTGGAAGCCAAGGAATCCGAGCTTAAGGACATGAAGGACAGATTCAGAGAACTGCTTTCCGATGCACTTCAGTCTGCCAAGATATACATCAACGGTTCACCGGTGCAGATCAACGAATCCAAGCCGGGAGCTCGTGTCGAAAAGGCCATGAGTCAGCTGATCGAGGCCACATACAGCAAAATGGATTACATGAGGAATCCGAAGAGCAAAACTATCGTGGAACAGATCTTCAGGAACAGATCGATAATCCCATTCGATAAGGCCTGCGGAAGCGAAAGGAACGCCATTGATTCTGTTGTTGATTATATTTCTGAACAGGCGAAGATCAACGCTACCGTCAGGATATCGAATGTGATGGAGAAGTTCAGGAAGAGACCGTACGGGTTCAATGACGTGGATATTCAATGGATATTGGCGATCCTGTTCCGTCACAATAAGATCGGGCTTGTGTTCGAAGGAGTATCATATGATGGTAAGAAGGTGGATGCAGACAAAGGTATCGATCTGATAACCAGGGCCAAGAACTACGATCGCGTGGAGATCAAATTGCGTGAAAGCGTCTCGTCGGCATCGATCAACAAGGCCGCCGATATCTTCAAGGAGATACTGGCGAAATCACTGCAGCTTGATGAGAGTGCATTGGTCGGTGCGATCAACAGCGGTTCGAAAGAGCTGATGCACGAGATCGATGGATATCTTGATAAGATAAGGTCGAACCCCAAATACCCCGGAAAGGAACAGCTGGATGCAATGCGCTTGATGCTCAACAGCACTGCGAGCATGGGTTCTCCGGACATATTCCAATATATCGACCACAACGAGGATGCATTCAGGAATCTTCGTGACAATCTGGACAGCCTCAGAGGGTTCTTCGCAGAGGACAGCCCCAGAAGAAGGTTGTTCGACAGAGGCCTCTCATGTCTTGCCGCGTATACCAAGGATGAGAATTACGTGGTCGGCGAGATCGTTCAGACAAGATCTGATATCGAATCGGCGATGAACTCCGAAGGTCTGAAGGATCTCCATAAACTGAACGGGTTGTGCGATTCATTCGAATCTGAATTGAATGCTTTGATTGATGCTGCAAAGCATGGCGAGAAGGAAAAGATGGCAGCATTCAAAGAGATGTATTCTTCGAAATTCGCTGATCATCAGGACCTCGCAGCAGAATTGGACAATCTTTTCGAAGATTCAATGAGTAAGATGGACCCCGTGAGATCGATATCGGAGCTGTGTGAGATACCTAATGGTTTCAACATAAAGGCAAAAAACGTCGTTGCGAAGATCCCTAAAAAGCAGATTCCGCAAGATCCGAGGCAGCAACCTGACAAAGCGGTGCCAAAGAAAGGATCGGTCTATGCAAGTGTCATTTTCTCGGGAACCGAAGTGAATTCCGAAGAGGATATCGAGAAGATATTGAACTCGGCCAGAGAGAAGATGAAAGAGAAACTGAAGAACGGTCCGTTTAACATCAATTGGTGA
- a CDS encoding DUF1819 family protein: protein MGSVLHYSAAMPATPFAFPETKLVARLMLDSDDRSVVKQVVHDNNLLQVKTDSNEEKIFNYAYGRMSQLSDELKRIIVSGDESDGRFVNLVSIMKWDALFMDFVVEVYNDRLINKNPITDYDIMSYFERKGREDPNVASWKYVTVYKLRRLYARVLFEAGLLKSSTGSREICTPYIGRSTIDALCDEGYGTYISVTLGRR from the coding sequence ATGGGTTCTGTTCTTCATTATTCAGCGGCAATGCCTGCAACTCCATTTGCTTTCCCTGAGACCAAATTGGTAGCACGGCTGATGCTGGATTCCGATGATAGATCAGTCGTGAAACAAGTGGTCCATGATAACAATCTTCTGCAGGTGAAGACCGACAGCAATGAGGAGAAGATCTTCAACTATGCATATGGCCGGATGAGTCAATTATCTGATGAACTGAAACGTATAATCGTTTCCGGCGATGAATCCGATGGAAGATTCGTGAATCTTGTTTCGATCATGAAGTGGGATGCATTGTTCATGGATTTCGTGGTCGAAGTCTACAATGACAGATTGATCAACAAGAATCCGATAACCGACTATGATATCATGTCCTATTTCGAGAGGAAGGGGCGTGAGGACCCAAACGTTGCTTCCTGGAAATATGTGACCGTGTACAAATTAAGAAGACTCTATGCACGTGTCCTTTTCGAAGCTGGATTGCTGAAGTCGTCGACAGGGAGCAGGGAGATATGCACACCGTATATCGGACGTTCAACTATAGATGCGCTGTGCGACGAAGGATACGGAACTTACATTAGCGTTACACTGGGAAGAAGATGA
- a CDS encoding recombinase family protein, translated as MTERSEKYMEKEFIRFDDETFTLKQLREELEEFTVSIPMPTSTWTGTRRPSSSGGGYGDVTVRRLTAVLYARVSTDDKGRTNETQICEMRKWCEREGVKVLEIFQDKQSGKDLDCPQFLQAVGRIATGDVNILLALDVTRLTRNNQLGEVRKMIEPFRTQIRFVMDPLDPDSVGGRITTAVEEAFGAEERRVLGIKTSQGMRTRQLQGIHIGRPLAMVFTHRVEENRACIKTDGKQQTKIVSLKAVMELASEGYSLAKAAKVLGVSKIALAANLVSEGEKEEFLEICGKAKNSGTKGGTTERVGNTEENRTERGSD; from the coding sequence ATGACCGAACGCTCTGAGAAGTACATGGAGAAGGAGTTCATCCGCTTCGACGACGAGACGTTCACGCTGAAGCAGCTCAGAGAGGAGCTGGAGGAGTTCACGGTAAGTATCCCGATGCCGACATCTACGTGGACGGGGACGAGAAGGCCATCGTCGTCAGGAGGAGGATATGGTGACGTCACCGTACGAAGGCTGACCGCAGTCCTTTACGCGAGAGTCTCCACCGATGACAAGGGACGGACCAACGAGACGCAGATTTGCGAGATGAGGAAGTGGTGCGAACGCGAAGGCGTGAAGGTGTTGGAGATATTCCAGGACAAGCAGTCCGGCAAGGACCTCGACTGTCCGCAGTTCCTGCAGGCCGTCGGACGCATCGCGACAGGAGATGTCAACATACTCCTCGCATTGGATGTCACCCGTCTCACGAGGAACAACCAGCTCGGCGAGGTAAGGAAGATGATCGAGCCGTTCCGTACGCAGATCCGTTTCGTCATGGATCCGTTGGATCCCGACAGCGTCGGCGGACGTATCACCACTGCTGTCGAGGAAGCGTTCGGTGCGGAGGAGCGCAGGGTGCTGGGCATCAAGACCTCCCAGGGGATGAGGACGCGTCAGCTGCAGGGCATTCATATCGGACGTCCGTTGGCGATGGTGTTCACCCATCGCGTAGAGGAGAACAGAGCATGTATCAAGACGGACGGGAAGCAGCAGACGAAGATCGTCTCCCTGAAAGCGGTGATGGAGCTCGCGTCTGAAGGCTACTCCCTGGCGAAGGCGGCCAAGGTGCTCGGCGTGTCTAAGATCGCGCTCGCGGCGAACCTCGTGTCCGAAGGGGAGAAGGAGGAGTTCCTTGAAATCTGCGGCAAAGCGAAGAACAGCGGTACAAAAGGTGGTACGACCGAAAGGGTCGGGAATACCGAGGAAAACCGTACGGAAAGGGGGTCGGATTGA
- the dapB gene encoding 4-hydroxy-tetrahydrodipicolinate reductase, with product MSDTRVALVGACGRMGSLIIHRLLATDGVKISAAFDLVNIGKDIGEVVGVGKLDVPVSDSKDLASVLKESRTDVLIDFTIAPATAANAPVAAAAGVNLIIGTTGLTAEQKTNITQAVVKNNVAAVISSNYSIGVGVFFKLIREAARYLGDGYDVEIVEAHHNQKKDAPSGTAMTAAEIISKEMGGKEFVFGREGVCPRGKEIGIHAIRGGDIVGDHTVMFIGNSERIEVRHQAHSREIFVGGAVMAAMWVVSQKKGVVYEMSDVLS from the coding sequence ATGAGCGACACGAGGGTCGCGCTGGTAGGCGCCTGCGGCAGGATGGGCAGCCTGATCATCCACCGCCTCCTGGCGACCGACGGCGTAAAGATATCGGCGGCCTTTGACCTGGTCAACATAGGCAAGGACATAGGGGAGGTCGTCGGAGTGGGAAAGCTGGACGTCCCCGTATCGGACTCCAAGGACCTGGCGTCCGTCCTCAAGGAGAGCAGGACGGACGTGCTCATCGATTTCACCATCGCGCCTGCGACCGCGGCCAACGCACCGGTCGCCGCCGCGGCCGGAGTGAACCTCATCATCGGGACCACCGGACTTACGGCCGAGCAGAAGACGAACATCACCCAGGCCGTCGTTAAGAACAACGTCGCAGCCGTGATATCATCGAACTACTCGATCGGGGTCGGAGTCTTCTTCAAACTCATCAGGGAGGCCGCAAGGTACCTGGGAGACGGATACGACGTGGAGATCGTCGAGGCCCACCACAACCAGAAGAAGGACGCTCCCAGCGGCACCGCGATGACCGCGGCCGAGATCATCAGCAAGGAGATGGGCGGAAAAGAATTCGTCTTCGGACGCGAGGGCGTCTGCCCCCGCGGCAAGGAGATCGGCATACATGCGATCAGAGGCGGAGACATCGTCGGCGACCACACCGTGATGTTCATAGGCAACTCCGAACGCATCGAAGTACGGCACCAGGCCCATTCGAGGGAGATCTTCGTGGGCGGGGCGGTCATGGCCGCGATGTGGGTCGTCTCGCAGAAGAAGGGCGTCGTGTACGAAATGTCGGACGTGCTGAGCTGA
- a CDS encoding DUF1788 domain-containing protein — MKILGIDERLNRIKDVIINDPFFGGKSLSSGTGGYIFDYDPEDELVVREFVKNFKDRKDLGFDVQEFDLFEIMIGYLQEQGYLETAFELEEECRNEKEGIGYMIRAMADLFQADSQNDIFIDYIQKHAVKGNVLFITGVGKCHPFIRSHKILNNFDSKLNGVKTVLFYPGDYNSDELKLFGTIPSENYYRSMKLVERSE; from the coding sequence ATGAAGATACTTGGAATAGACGAGAGGCTGAACAGGATCAAGGATGTCATCATCAACGATCCGTTCTTCGGGGGCAAATCATTGAGCAGCGGCACCGGAGGGTATATCTTCGATTATGATCCGGAAGATGAACTCGTCGTCAGGGAATTCGTCAAGAATTTCAAGGACAGGAAGGACCTCGGTTTCGATGTCCAGGAATTCGATCTCTTCGAGATCATGATTGGGTATCTCCAGGAACAGGGCTATTTGGAGACTGCGTTCGAATTGGAAGAGGAATGCCGCAACGAGAAGGAAGGCATAGGGTACATGATACGCGCTATGGCCGATCTGTTCCAGGCTGACAGTCAGAACGACATCTTCATTGATTATATTCAGAAACATGCTGTCAAAGGCAATGTGCTATTCATCACGGGTGTCGGAAAATGCCATCCGTTCATACGTTCGCATAAGATACTGAATAACTTCGACAGCAAATTGAACGGCGTCAAGACCGTCCTGTTCTACCCGGGGGACTACAACTCGGATGAACTGAAACTTTTCGGAACGATTCCCAGTGAGAACTATTACCGTTCCATGAAACTTGTAGAAAGGAGTGAATGA